The sequence GCGGAGGTGCAGGCGCTCGGCGCACGGCCGAACGTGACGGTGACCGGGCGGGTCGAGGACATCCGCCCCTATGTGCGCCACGCCAGCCTCAGCGTCGCCTCGCTGCGCATCGCCCGGGGCATTCAGAACAAGGTGCTGGAAGCGATGGCGCTCGCCCGTCCGGTGGTGTGCACGCCGCAGGCGCTCGAAGGCATCGAGGCCGTTCCCGGCGTCGAACTGGCGCTGGCGGACGGTGCGGAGGCGTTCGCCGCCACCGTGCTCGACCTGCTGGCGACACCGGTGCGGGCCGAGACCATGGGCGCGGAGGCGCGCCGGCGCATGGTGGAGGCCTATGGCTGGCCCGCCCAGATGGCGGTGCTGGATTCGATTATCGCGCGGGTCCGTCCGCTCCGGGATGAGGCTCCGCAAACGCAGGAGACCGCCGCGTGACTGCGACCGAGACTGCCACCGGCCACGAGACGCCATCCGGTTCGCCGCTGTTGCGCGTGGGGTTGGTCTATGCCGGGCTCTGCGTCCTCTGCATCCTGGTGTTTTACGACACCGCCGACTCGCTGGTTCGGGTGTGGTGGGGAACGCCGACCTTCAATCACGGCTTCTTCGTCGCCCCGATGGCGGCCTATCTGATCTGGATGCGACGGCATACGCTGGTCGGTGTGCCGATCCGGCAGGAATGGCTGGCGCTGCCGTTGATCGTGCTCGCGGGCCTGGTCTGGCTGGTGGGCTATGCCGGCGACGTGCGCTTGCTCCAGCATGCGGGCTTTGTCGGCATTCTGATCGCCATGGCCGGCGGGCTGGTCGGGCGGCACATGCTGCGGCTGATCTGGTTCCCGATTGCGTTCCTGGCCTTCATGGTGCCGGCGGGCGACCAGCTGGTGCCGCGGTTGCAGGACATCACCGCTGACTTCTCCGTTACCCTGCTGGGCTGGGTCAACATCCCCGTCTGGCGCGACGGCGTCTTTCTGCAAATCCCGAACGGCATGTTCGAGGTGGCGGAGGCCTGCGCCGGCATCCGCTTCCTGATCGCCAATGTGGTGGTGGCCTTCGTCTTCGCCTATCTCGCCTACAGCAAGTGGTGGAAATGGGTCATTTTCATTGCCATCAGCATCGCGGTGCCGATTTTCGCCAATGGCGTGCGCGCGTTCGGCATCATCTATATCGCCCATGTCACCGACAACGAATACGCCGTCGGCGTCGACCATCTGGTCTATGGCTGGGGGTTCTTCACCGTCATCATGTTGCTGTGCCTGTTCATCGGCAATCTGTTCGCCGACCGGCGCATCGGCGATTTCGAGCCGGACCCGCGGGCGGCGAGCCGACCGGTGCCCGCATGGAACTGGCCGTTCGTGGCCGCGGCCGCGGCGCTGATGGCGCTGGGGCCGGCCTATGCGGCCGTCATCATCGACAGCGGCTCCTGGCAGGGCCAGACCACACTGCAGCCGCCA comes from Alphaproteobacteria bacterium and encodes:
- the xrtA gene encoding exosortase A, which produces MTATETATGHETPSGSPLLRVGLVYAGLCVLCILVFYDTADSLVRVWWGTPTFNHGFFVAPMAAYLIWMRRHTLVGVPIRQEWLALPLIVLAGLVWLVGYAGDVRLLQHAGFVGILIAMAGGLVGRHMLRLIWFPIAFLAFMVPAGDQLVPRLQDITADFSVTLLGWVNIPVWRDGVFLQIPNGMFEVAEACAGIRFLIANVVVAFVFAYLAYSKWWKWVIFIAISIAVPIFANGVRAFGIIYIAHVTDNEYAVGVDHLVYGWGFFTVIMLLCLFIGNLFADRRIGDFEPDPRAASRPVPAWNWPFVAAAAALMALGPAYAAVIIDSGSWQGQTTLQPPTVAGPWQPGGELQPPWKPVFRGASAELLQTYRDGSDQVSLFIAYYPAQGQGREVIYHANRMADDETWKRLETRRIGLTIDGAPMQVRLERMKGHGGATRVAAYWYWIAGRFTADPVQAKLYQIAGALSHGNKAAAAVAVTMLQPVDADGLEPLRDTIQRFLDATPNLNAYLRRQAGAH